AAGTCCTGCATCTCCTTCTGAAGCCTGGCCATGGCCTTCTTGGTGccaacagcaaacacaaaagTGTCCATGTCCTCATCATTAAGAGTCACTTTGATTTGctacaaacagacagacatcattGATGAGACAATGGTTGTGACTGCGAGACTACTTTTAGAAGCACAGGCCAGTGCATCTGTGTTTTGCGTTCCACAGACTCCACACAGACTTATTCGAATTGCTATTTGACTAATACATACCACTTGATCACAGACGGGCCTCATCATCCTGGCCAGAACGTTGAGCAGGTCCTGTCTCTTCAGAAACTTGAATAGACCACAGGGAACATTACATGACTGTGTATTTAACACAATACAgtgacaacaacacacacctATACATAAAACACTTTGCCCATACCTTGAGTTGGATCAGCATGCCTTCACAGCACACACGGCCCGAGCACCACAGGTTGTAGATGTGTTCATTTTCCTGATTCAGCTTCCCAGTGCTCACTGCTTCTTTACTGGTGCCATCATCACCTATACATGCAAATTATTGACAGTTAACACAAGAGCGGCTTCATACCAACTGTCACCATTTCATGCATTTGAACCAGGGACGAAGCTCAAGCACATGCAGTAGTATTTCGTACACTGCTGTTGTATACAGGAGACAACTCAGAGGTGGAAGAACTCACCCACTAGTGCAAAGTTGCTCTCTAGAAGTTCTCTGTGTGAGTTGAACCAGGCCTGAGCGAGGCGACTGTTCTTGTTCTTGCCAATAATGTAGTTCATGATGTAGGCCAACAGGCCGGTCACCATCAGGATCTCCATGTAGTAACTCTCCCAGCTGTTCTGGAGATGTGCAGgaacctgcagagaaacagcaaacagttgtcAGTATTACAACTTGACCaacactggatttttgaggccaatactggtattgatatttgagaggttaagtttttttttctaaatcagATAACGACATAGGCTGCAttaacatttaaacaacataaacaaacaatctagCTGTAGATcccttaaattagttttttttaaagaattgtgaagATACATACTGAactggacattttacagttgaaaaatcaactcagtgctctctggtggacaaactatgtaatgatgACACGTTTTGACTTACCTCAaacctattttgtcatttctgtactgcaactTTTTGTTACTTGTTGGCCAACATATACGCCAATAacgatatatctgcaataagctaatatcggccTGGCCAATTTAGACATCTAGCTCTCATCAGTATCAATGCAAATGAAACAATGGTAATTTAGGCTGAAAGCAATCAGTTGCCAAAGGCTACAATTTCAGTGTTGCCATTGTTGAGCTTCCATGAGAGTAGTTTATGTAAATTGCCAGCATCCTCGCTAACCAACAAAATTCAGCAGCAGCTACAAAACAGTGGAGTATTATGCATTTCTACTGCTTTCATTTTTCCTCGTAGTGGCCTCACACAGCTACAAAACAGTGGATTTTGATCACAGTGACAACACACAGATCATGAATTAAGCCTTATAGTGCAGCATGCACccaaacacaaatgcatttacagtaaaagCATCTTTTAAGGAGAGCAGAAATTGTGTGCACATTCAGAGCCTGGGAAGATCACAATCAGCAGAAGACAGTAGGTGAGAAGATTTTAGCAATAAACCCGGCTTACAGTGTGGATTATGAGGGGGTCCTTCATGGAGTGGCCAGTCTTCTCCATGTCTCCAATCCCCTCAAACTCCTCCTGGTCATACTTGCTGTACATGTCTTGATCCTATGGAAACATGAAGCTTAATGAGCTTTGCTACAGATTCTGtataaattaatataatgtCATACATGATCAAAAATGACTTATTATGGAAACTGTGCTAAAGAATTAAGCTGTAAACAGCAATACAAGACACCTGTGTCTCTGAGTCGTCAAAACCATCCTGGCCATCCTCCAGCTCCACAGTGGCTTCgtcttcatcttcatcctcttcGGGCTGTGAGGACGGTGAGACACGAGGAAGAGGGGCAGTTTCTGCCTCGGCCGCTGGATCGTCGTTCATGTCCTCAAACTCAGCGAAGTCATTGTCATCAAAGTCTGCTATGTCCTCGCCATCATCAAAGT
This genomic interval from Siniperca chuatsi isolate FFG_IHB_CAS linkage group LG21, ASM2008510v1, whole genome shotgun sequence contains the following:
- the ccdc47 gene encoding PAT complex subunit CCDC47 isoform X2; this encodes MQSAYLLLIPALLLLLALPVSRGRYNDDFDDGEDIADFDDNDFAEFEDMNDDPAAEAETAPLPRVSPSSQPEEDEDEDEATVELEDGQDGFDDSETQDQDMYSKYDQEEFEGIGDMEKTGHSMKDPLIIHTVPAHLQNSWESYYMEILMVTGLLAYIMNYIIGKNKNSRLAQAWFNSHRELLESNFALVGDDGTSKEAVSTGKLNQENEHIYNLWCSGRVCCEGMLIQLKFLKRQDLLNVLARMMRPVCDQVQIKVTLNDEDMDTFVFAVGTKKAMARLQKEMQDLSEFCGDKPKSGAKYGLPDSLTILSEMGEVTDGVMDNKMVHYITNHADKIESIHFSDQFSGPKVMQEEGQPLKLPETKKTLLFTFNVPGMGNTSPKDMDTLLPLMNMVIYSIDKVRKLRLNREGKQKADRNRARVEENFLKQTHAQRQEAAQTRREEKKRAEKERIMNEEDPDRQRRLEEAAQRREQKKIEKKQMKMKQIKVKAM
- the ccdc47 gene encoding PAT complex subunit CCDC47 isoform X1; the protein is MSLGHTMQSAYLLLIPALLLLLALPVSRGRYNDDFDDGEDIADFDDNDFAEFEDMNDDPAAEAETAPLPRVSPSSQPEEDEDEDEATVELEDGQDGFDDSETQDQDMYSKYDQEEFEGIGDMEKTGHSMKDPLIIHTVPAHLQNSWESYYMEILMVTGLLAYIMNYIIGKNKNSRLAQAWFNSHRELLESNFALVGDDGTSKEAVSTGKLNQENEHIYNLWCSGRVCCEGMLIQLKFLKRQDLLNVLARMMRPVCDQVQIKVTLNDEDMDTFVFAVGTKKAMARLQKEMQDLSEFCGDKPKSGAKYGLPDSLTILSEMGEVTDGVMDNKMVHYITNHADKIESIHFSDQFSGPKVMQEEGQPLKLPETKKTLLFTFNVPGMGNTSPKDMDTLLPLMNMVIYSIDKVRKLRLNREGKQKADRNRARVEENFLKQTHAQRQEAAQTRREEKKRAEKERIMNEEDPDRQRRLEEAAQRREQKKIEKKQMKMKQIKVKAM